Proteins co-encoded in one Octopus bimaculoides isolate UCB-OBI-ISO-001 chromosome 9, ASM119413v2, whole genome shotgun sequence genomic window:
- the LOC106882000 gene encoding serine-rich adhesin for platelets: MSDITNLKCRVCTALDGQSFCSDEYASKVFHQCMSIPVSLRAILNKVLGQLKKTIPGVNGSHMLHNMNFYSKHMSSFMSVHHSRVQSISNDYRFSLNHLNYPHRYVAEKYKNNLPYLDPAKAPQELLDDIRADKVAQNPLLATLLDQDTAAASDVHNSPMLSKLLDDHTTATACMTNPTKVRKGKKRRAVSEIIGRSPKQKHMEDNDMVEDDHRSLIEIDSSSPSLSSALSNISSPPEHTSGSMVTIDLTENGSLNRDNGAKRFSNNNSSSCLNNLSDKCYTKSQNMKGEMVSIMLEDIKPDVIIKKESEKSNCCHNLNSMTKNGVSSLEDLFSDSGQPINPDEFTNKAQMSSNDFLENGTLSRTNCELQTSTYSGETLDFGNDLLNPVSVYPVNDDEDICLEKCDKIAFGTEINNFVLGKSSLLSNSSSSNLEKSGSGNSRPIPILEKLGEDVKGERDIIKHKNSIESEAKVLTLKEESKLDCSNNVMKIRLCTHELKKSENWNLVQDLQVSNSAKGKESFELRCNVESKDFPNDSFNRTLKNNSPLHKHSVNVRNKEYHNSDAKSDKSKKKESKHNSANNDISGKRRKEESKKERKKRKQEKNDDYSEIVQGAVYRSTQVESSSDSKPMPKLKITKSFLKLSVDKKASNLTDSSKRSLVSISEKVSSKYDSSTSEKCSRYEQMDKLTGSYSTSHCSNSSNNKESEKCPKPHRAPRSLASSSHSSQNITVNKADSKLMTKTPTVKLKPLVMPVTSGSSVNVSSVRTPSVYSNATPSGNKTTTTTVATSTILSTSAVSSLSSTSPISRSLTSKMTASSIVTQSTVNNTLANSPHTENSNSSNVSICATTASSIGSISSSCSNFTNNSNNNLNLSSCCSVSSNNSGNSTSKEISNAKNISITTTSTTTTSIITSTTTTTTTITTTTTSSPTTTSTITTSITTTNAAALGTGSTSTSSSDNNCSSSSTSCSNPTINNVNTSTCLNKTKAAIRSRKGSLSAVIDKLTKTSTTNVHVSSANDGDISARSNPKEVTPTDGDDDDDDDDDDDDDDDDDDESFSEKFASKAITTMTLVSTSSKEPLNSKIINKEVPVLTGSRHESIEKKELRCTSKRDCHLSVKSDHSNKSTGSSCNSSSSSGGGYSNSSSRTSSINSNNSCSNSSSSSSNSSSSSSNNNNNKQQLSNKSHKDSRSATSSTSKTLSRENGCYSEDILELSSPSQSQSPFLNETMKLVQKKDVEDQCLESPQKSNENSKETPNVHSKLSSDWDCSQESSRSSENLEVENKGRYISENSSKPWNRLDSVVEEPGWCSNKHLNTANANIKQSSSDKTCFDNSNSSGERDILDRVLNNCRDLDSSNAPLRTDSGTKVHTSIRRIKGHLQDAKFNGENEFSKIYESHVHSALRKDEEISSGDFEKQKDFTGSQDETLVQKKTLSSLNPVSPGSDASSPENGLIIDYASSPKNSQLQHQVAVAQHQKHPTIPAMSSSKVDIFKSHDSKHKFSSRSPTPSPRQKNPLPLSPSGVREISLHSNSTSVSSSPIDNDLMDEALMITY, encoded by the coding sequence atgcatGTCTATCCCTGTGTCATTGCGTGCAATTCTTAACAAAGTTCTAGGACAGCTGAAAAAGACAATTCCTGGGGTGAATGGCTCACATATGTTACATAATATGAACTTCTATTCCAAACACATGAGTAGCTTTATGTCAGTACATCATTCACGAGTTCAATCTATTTCAAATGACTATCGATTTTCTCTAAATCATTTGAACTATCCACATCGTTATGtagcagaaaaatacaaaaataacttgCCATACCTTGATCCTGCAAAGGCACCGCAAGAGCTGCTGGATGACATACGGGCAGATAAAGTGGCTCAGAACCCCCTGCTAGCAACTCTCCTTGATCAAGATACAGCAGCTGCATCTGATGTTCATAATAGTCCAATGTTGTCAAAATTGCTTGATGATCATACAACAGCCACTGCTTGCATGACAAATCCAACGAAAGTCCGAAAAGGTAAAAAGCGGAGAGCTGTATCAGAAATAATTGGACGCAGTCCTAAACAAAAGCATATGGAAGATAACGATATGGTTGAAGATGATCATCGGTCACTGATCGAAATTGATTCAAGCAGCCCTAGTTTGTCCAGTGCACTAAGTAACATCAGTAGTCCTCCTGAACATACTTCAGGTTCTATGGTTACTATAGACTTAACTGAAAATGGATCCTTAAACAGGGATAATGGAGCCAAAAGATTTTCCAATAACAACTCAAGTAGCTGCTTAAATAACCTTTCAGATAAATGTTACACAAAATCACAAAATATGAAAGGAGAGATGGTGTCAATCATGTTAGAAGATATTAAACCTGATGTGATAATTAAGAAAGAATCAGAAAAAAGTAACTGTTGTCATAATCTGAACAGTATGACAAAAAATGGTGTGTCTTCTCTGGAAGATCTCTTTAGTGATTCAGGCCAACCAATCAACCCTGATGAATTTACTAATAAAGCACAAATGTCTTCAAATGATTTTTTAGAAAATGGCACCCTGTCACGAACTAACTGTGAATTGCAAACCTCTACATATAGTGGAGAAACATTGGATTTTGGGAATGATCTCTTAAACCCTGTTAGTGTATATcctgttaatgatgatgaagacatttGCCTtgaaaaatgtgataaaatagCTTTTGGaactgaaattaataattttgttcTGGGAAAATCCAGTTTATTGAGTAACTCTTCTAGCAGTAATCTAGAAAAAAGTGGTTCTGGAAATTCTCGGCCAATTCCTATTCTAGAGAAACTTGGTGAggatgtaaaaggagaaagggacaTTATAAAACACAAGAATTCCATAGAAAGTGAAGCAAAAGTTTTGACTTTAAAAGAGGAAAGCAAATTAGATTGTTCTAACAATGTAATGAAAATACGCTTATGCACTCATGAGCTGAAGAAATCAGAAAATTGGAATTTGGTGCAAGACCTTCAAGTATCAAATTCAGCAAAAGGAAAAGAGAGTTTTGAACTTAGGTGCAATGTAGAATCCAAAGATTTTCCAAATGATAGTTTTAATCGAACTCTTAAGAATAACTCACCTCTCCATAAACATAGTGTTAATGTGCGGAACAAAGAATATCACAATAGTGATGCTAAAAGTGATAAATCAAAAAAGAAAGAGTCAAAGCACAATAGTgcaaataatgatatttctggAAAAAGGCGGAAAGAAGAGagtaaaaaggaaaggaagaagcgCAAACAAGAAAAGAATGACGATTACTCGGAGATAGTACAGGGGGCTGTCTATCGATCTACACAAGTTGAATCGTCTTCTGACTCGAAGCCAATGCCGAAGTTAAAAATCACTAAAAGCTTCTTAAAATTATCTGTTGACAAAAAAGCATCAAATTTGACTGATTCTTCAAAACGTTCATTAGTTTCAATCAGTGAAAAAGTTTCTTCAAAGTATGATTCTTCTACTTCTGAAAAGTGCTCAAGATATGAGCAAATGGATAAATTGACTGGCTCATATTCTACTAGTCATTGTAGTAATTCAAGCAACAACAAAGAGTCGGAGAAGTGTCCCAAGCCTCACCGTGCCCCTCGCTCCTTAGCTTCTTCATCACACAGCTCACAGAATATAACTGTCAATAAAGCAGATTCTAAGCTTATGACAAAAACACCTACagttaaattaaaacctttagtAATGCCAGTTACATCAGGTTCATCTGTAAATGTGAGCTCAGTTCGGACACCTTCAGTGTATTCTAATGCTACTCCCTCAGGTAACAAAACAACTACAACCACTGTAGCTACCAGTACAATATTATCAACATCAGCTGTTTCTTCACTCTCTTCTACATCTCCAATTAGCCGTTCATTAACATCAAAAATGACGGCCTCTTCAATTGTCACCCAAAGTACTGTAAATAATACTTTGGCAAACAGCCCACACACAGAAAATAGTAATAGCAgtaatgtgtctatatgtgcaacTACAGCCAGTAGTATTGGAAGTATTTCAAGCAGTTGTAGTAATTTCacaaacaatagtaataataaccttAACCTCTCCAGTTGCTGTAGTGTAAGCAGCAATAATAGTGGGAATAGTACTTCCAAAGAAATAAGCAATGCCAAAAAcatttctattactactactagtacgactactactagtattattactagtactactactactactactactattactactactactacttcttctccTACCACTACTTCTACGATTACAACTTCTATTACTACAACAAATGCTGCTGCACTTGGTACTGGCAGTACCAGCAccagtagtagtgataataattgtagcagcagcagcaccagctgCAGCAACCCCACCATTAATAATGTGAACACAAGTACTTGCCTCAACAAGACTAAAGCTGCTATAAGGTCTCGTAAAGGTTCATTATCAGCTGTGATTGATAAACTCACCAAGACAAGCACAACTAATGTTCATGTTAGTAGTGCTAATGATGGAGATATTTCTGCCAGATCAAACCCTAAAGAAGTTACGCCAAcagatggggatgatgatgatgatgatgatgatgatgacgatgatgatgatgatgatgatgatgaatcattttctgaaaaatttgCATCTAAGGCCATCACTACAATGACTTTAGTCAGTACATCATCAAAAGAACCACTCAatagtaaaataattaacaagGAAGTTCCAGTGTTAACAGGGAGCCGACATGAatcaattgaaaagaaagaattacGTTGCACTTCAAAACGAGACTGCCATTTATCAGTGAAAAGTGATCATTCAAACAAAAGCACGGGCAGCAgttgtaatagcagtagtagttctGGTGGTGGTtacagtaacagcagtagtagaactagtagtattaatagtaataatagttgtagtaatagcagtagtagtagtagtaatagtagtagtagtagtagtaacaacaataataataagcagcaGCTGTCAAACAAATCACATAAAGATTCTCGGTCAGCAACGTCTTCCACATCTAAAACACTTTCAAGAGAAAATGGATGTTACTCTGAGGACATACTTGAGTTATCTAGTCCTAGCCAAAGTCAATCTCCATTTTTGAATGAAACAATGAAGCTTGTTCAAAAGAAAGATGTGGAAGACCAATGCCTTGAATCACCTCAAAAATCAAATGAGAACAGTAAAGAAACCCCAAATGTTCATTCTAAATTATCAAGTGACTGGGATTGCTCCCAAGAGTCATCAAGATCTTCAGAGAATCTTGAAGTTGAAAACAAAGGTAGGTATATTTCAGAAAACAGCTCAAAACCTTGGAATAGGTTAGATTCGGTTGTAGAAGAGCCAGGGTGGTgttcaaataaacatttaaatactgCTAATGCAAATATAAAACAGTCTTCTTCTGACAAAACATGTTTTGATAATTCCAATAGCAGTGGAGAACGTGACATTTTAGACAGAGTATTGAATAACTGCCGAGATTTAGACAGCAGTAATGCTCCCTTACGGACTGACTCAGGGACCAAAGTCCATACTTCCATCCGGAGAATTAAGGGACATTTACAAGATGCTAAGTTTaatggtgaaaatgaattttctaaaatatacgAATCACACGTCCATTCAGCATTACGAAAAGATGAGGAAATTTCCTCAGGAGactttgaaaaacaaaaggattttACAGGCAGTCAAGATGAAACATTAGtgcaaaaaaaaaccctttcTTCACTAAACCCAGTTAGCCCTGGCAGTGATGCCAGCAGTCCTGAAAATGGACTTATTATTGACTATGCATCATCGCCTAAGAATTCCCAACTGCAGCATCAAGTGGCTGTAGCTCAACATCAAAAACACCCCACAATACCAGCGATGTCATCATCAAAGGTTGATATTTTCAAATCTCACGATAGTAAACATAAATTTTCTAGTAGGTCTCCTACACCATCACCAAGACAGAAAAATCCCCTTCCTCTTTCACCTTCAGGTGTGCGTGAAATAAGTTTACATTCAAACTCCACTTCAGTTTCCTCCAGTCCTATTGATAATGATCTTATGGATGAAGCATTAATGATAACCTACTAG